Below is a genomic region from Pseudomonadota bacterium.
AGACGGCCCGCGCCGCCAACGCCGCCATGCGTCAGGAGTGGTGCGCCTCGAAGCCCGAGCAGCACACCGCCACCCCACAGGGGCGAAGCCGCTTTCAGCGCTTGTACGATCTGCTCCACGCCGGCAAGCTCGACGTGCGGGTGCTGCCGAACGAGGTGTTCGGTCTCATCCACGGCAAGGCGGGCGTCATCTGGCCGGCCCAGGGCGATCCGGTGGCGTTCATCGGCAGCGCCAACGAGACCGGTCAGGGGTGGGCGCAGAACTACGAGCTCGTGTGGTCGCATCGAGACGCCGAGTCGGTCGCCTGGGTGTGCGACGAGTTCGAGGCGCTGTGGAACCATCCGCAGGCCGTGCCCCTGGCCGAGTTCATCTGTGAAGACGCC
It encodes:
- a CDS encoding helicase SNF2, which translates into the protein MTLSASGASIVRYSSRRGALHESFLAQVLPDAERYDRIAGYFSSSLLEVAGEMVESVKGKVRVICNSDLQPRDVETARAANAAMRQEWCASKPEQHTATPQGRSRFQRLYDLLHAGKLDVRVLPNEVFGLIHGKAGVIWPAQGDPVAFIGSANETGQGWAQNYELVWSHRDAESVAWVCDEFEALWNHPQAVPLAEFICEDA